The following are encoded in a window of Methanocella sp. genomic DNA:
- the pap gene encoding polyphosphate:AMP phosphotransferase has product MFEKIDLDRSMSDKQFRRIMPPLAERMGELQRAAAGRGIPAIIVFEGMDGSEKGVQINQLIQPLDPRGFDVYAINDPNDAERARPFFWRFWVNTPARGRLAVFSRSWYHRTIVERRHGKNDPQAARWANEINLFERALADDDYLILKLYLHISKKEQKRRYRILEKDPATSWRVTDKQWDGHKKFDKYLSAMESLMERTDMAHAPWIIVEANDRNFAAAKIITTVIEAYEKAVARARGENAASPAPPEATVEIMSLRSSVLDRVDLSQSMTSAEYDKKLPGCEDRMRKAQMKAYASGVPIVVVFEGWDAAGKGGDIKRLTANMDPRGYTVVPIRAPSPTELAHNYLWRFCTRFPAAGHFTIFDRSWYGRVLVERVEGLCRPDEWQRAYAEINEMEEHLVNSGTVLVKFWLHIDQNTQLKRFEDRERNPEKEWKLSVDDWRNRGKWNEYWAAADEMLYRTSTDYAPWTIIESNDKNFSRIKVLQSVAAAVEEKLGELD; this is encoded by the coding sequence ATGTTTGAAAAAATCGACCTTGACCGCTCGATGAGCGATAAACAGTTCCGGAGAATCATGCCGCCCCTGGCCGAGAGGATGGGTGAACTACAGCGGGCGGCCGCCGGGCGGGGCATTCCAGCCATCATCGTCTTCGAGGGCATGGACGGCTCGGAAAAAGGCGTGCAGATCAACCAGCTCATCCAGCCGCTGGACCCCCGGGGCTTCGACGTGTACGCCATCAACGACCCGAACGACGCGGAGCGCGCCCGGCCGTTCTTCTGGCGGTTCTGGGTGAATACGCCGGCCCGGGGTCGCCTGGCGGTGTTCAGCCGCAGCTGGTACCACCGGACCATTGTGGAGCGGCGCCACGGCAAAAACGACCCGCAGGCCGCGCGGTGGGCCAACGAGATTAACCTGTTCGAGCGGGCCCTCGCGGACGACGATTATCTGATCCTGAAGCTATACCTGCACATCAGCAAAAAGGAGCAGAAGAGAAGGTATCGAATACTAGAGAAAGACCCCGCAACGAGCTGGAGAGTGACAGATAAACAGTGGGATGGCCATAAAAAGTTCGATAAGTACCTGTCCGCCATGGAATCGCTCATGGAGCGGACCGACATGGCACACGCTCCCTGGATCATCGTCGAGGCAAATGACCGGAACTTTGCCGCGGCGAAGATCATCACGACGGTGATCGAGGCGTACGAGAAGGCCGTCGCCCGGGCGCGGGGCGAAAACGCCGCCAGCCCGGCGCCGCCCGAGGCCACGGTAGAGATTATGTCCCTCCGGTCGTCCGTGCTCGACCGGGTGGACCTTTCGCAGTCGATGACGAGCGCCGAATACGATAAAAAGCTGCCCGGTTGCGAGGACAGGATGCGGAAAGCCCAGATGAAAGCTTACGCCTCCGGGGTACCGATCGTCGTCGTCTTCGAGGGCTGGGATGCCGCCGGCAAGGGCGGGGATATCAAGCGGTTGACGGCGAACATGGACCCGCGGGGCTACACCGTGGTGCCTATCAGGGCGCCGAGCCCGACCGAACTCGCCCACAACTACCTCTGGAGGTTCTGCACACGGTTCCCGGCGGCGGGGCATTTCACCATCTTCGACCGGAGCTGGTACGGCCGCGTCCTCGTCGAGCGGGTGGAGGGCCTCTGCCGGCCCGACGAGTGGCAGCGGGCATACGCCGAAATCAACGAGATGGAGGAACATTTGGTCAACAGCGGGACTGTCCTGGTAAAGTTCTGGCTACACATCGACCAGAACACCCAGCTCAAGCGGTTCGAGGACCGGGAACGGAACCCGGAGAAGGAGTGGAAGCTCAGTGTGGACGACTGGCGGAACCGGGGCAAGTGGAACGAATACTGGGCGGCGGCAGACGAAATGCTCTATCGGACCAGTACGGATTACGCGCCCTGGACGATCATCGAGTCGAACGACAAGAACTTCTCTCGCATCAAGGTGCTTCAGTCGGTGGCCGCGGCCGTCGAGGAGAAGCTGGGAGAACTCGACTGA
- a CDS encoding PAS domain S-box protein → MVPKSVFRKKSESVSSEGAVDKDRLIAELKRRIAVLEKKNDDLAALNGKLRGLSQAVEQSASVVVITDTTGSIQYVNPKFTELTGYSFEEAIGKNPRILKTGETPPEEYKQLWETIKSGREWRGVFHNKKKNGDLYWESAIISPVMDDCGKITNFMAVKEDITERKQMEDVLRESEEKFHILADSTYDWVAWNSPAGNYIYVSPSCERMTGHGADEFYHDPGLMKRIVHPDDLTAFEQHIDSYLCNASLCGSFDFRIISTSGETRWINHVCRPVFKDNGEWLGRRASNRDITERKRAEDALRVSEERLRRASIAGRIGLFEWNVDRDKIYFSSETYELFGLEPGSPGTYETWLQGVHPDDRETVERTLTEAHEKARNMSRISTQIEFRLMHPDGAVRWLEATATYDLEGDDLMMRGTVRDITERKRAEKELDDYRKRLEDLVQERTRKLDEEKRLADLYVDLMCHDISNMNQVGLGFLEIALDMLDLDEAGKEMLLRPRSAFEGSSKLIDNVRKLRMVKSCECQYKKMDIGEVLKSVQDNYSKQYGNATIRNHAGVGYMVQANELLYDLFSNLVGNAIKHSKGDPVVDISVQPSTEDGHEYYRVSIDDRGPGIPDSIKAGIFERKLTGDVKTKGSGIGLLMVKTLVDSYKGLAWVEDRVKGDHTQGARFVVILPAV, encoded by the coding sequence ATGGTGCCAAAATCCGTGTTCAGGAAGAAGTCCGAGAGCGTCTCTAGTGAAGGCGCCGTGGATAAGGATCGGCTCATCGCCGAACTAAAGCGCCGTATCGCTGTTTTGGAGAAAAAGAACGATGACCTCGCCGCCCTGAACGGAAAGCTGAGGGGACTCTCGCAGGCTGTCGAACAGAGCGCGAGCGTCGTCGTGATCACCGATACCACCGGCAGCATCCAGTACGTCAACCCGAAGTTCACCGAGCTCACTGGATACAGCTTCGAGGAAGCGATCGGCAAGAACCCCCGTATCCTGAAGACGGGCGAGACGCCGCCCGAGGAGTATAAGCAACTCTGGGAGACGATCAAATCGGGCAGGGAATGGCGCGGCGTTTTCCATAACAAAAAGAAGAACGGTGACCTGTACTGGGAATCGGCCATCATATCCCCGGTCATGGACGACTGCGGGAAAATAACGAACTTCATGGCCGTAAAGGAAGACATCACCGAGCGCAAGCAAATGGAGGATGTTCTGCGGGAGAGCGAGGAGAAGTTCCACATACTGGCGGATTCCACGTACGATTGGGTGGCATGGAACAGCCCGGCGGGGAATTATATTTATGTCTCGCCTTCCTGCGAGAGAATGACCGGCCACGGGGCAGACGAGTTCTATCATGACCCGGGCCTGATGAAAAGGATAGTTCATCCAGACGATTTGACGGCATTCGAGCAGCACATAGACTCTTACCTATGTAATGCGTCGCTCTGCGGTAGCTTCGATTTCCGTATCATATCGACGAGCGGCGAGACACGCTGGATCAACCATGTTTGCCGGCCCGTGTTCAAGGACAACGGAGAATGGCTCGGGCGCCGGGCAAGTAACCGGGACATCACCGAGCGGAAGCGGGCCGAGGATGCGCTGCGGGTCAGCGAGGAGCGGCTGCGCCGGGCGAGTATTGCGGGCCGGATCGGCCTCTTCGAGTGGAACGTCGACCGGGACAAGATCTACTTTAGCTCCGAAACTTACGAGCTATTCGGGCTCGAACCGGGCTCCCCGGGGACCTATGAAACGTGGCTCCAGGGTGTACACCCCGATGACCGGGAAACTGTTGAGCGCACCCTTACTGAGGCGCATGAGAAAGCCCGTAATATGTCCCGCATTTCTACTCAGATCGAGTTTCGACTCATGCACCCGGACGGGGCGGTCCGCTGGCTCGAGGCCACGGCGACTTACGATCTAGAAGGCGACGACCTGATGATGCGGGGCACGGTGCGGGACATTACCGAGCGCAAACGGGCTGAAAAAGAATTGGATGATTATAGGAAGCGCCTCGAAGACCTGGTGCAGGAACGTACCCGTAAGCTGGATGAGGAGAAGCGGCTGGCCGACCTCTACGTCGACCTCATGTGCCACGATATCAGCAACATGAACCAGGTGGGCTTGGGCTTCCTGGAGATAGCGCTGGACATGCTGGACCTGGATGAAGCCGGCAAGGAGATGCTGCTGAGGCCCAGATCGGCCTTCGAGGGCAGCTCTAAGCTGATCGACAATGTGAGGAAGCTCCGGATGGTTAAATCGTGCGAGTGCCAGTATAAGAAAATGGATATCGGCGAGGTACTCAAGAGCGTGCAGGATAATTATTCAAAACAGTACGGCAACGCGACTATTCGTAACCACGCGGGCGTGGGTTACATGGTCCAGGCTAATGAACTGTTATACGATTTGTTCTCGAACCTCGTCGGAAATGCCATAAAACACTCTAAGGGCGACCCCGTCGTCGACATTAGCGTTCAGCCTTCCACGGAGGACGGCCACGAATACTACAGGGTGAGCATCGATGACCGGGGCCCAGGCATACCGGATAGCATTAAGGCGGGAATATTCGAGCGCAAGCTGACGGGCGACGTCAAAACGAAGGGCAGCGGCATAGGCCTGCTCATGGTGAAGACCCTCGTCGACAGCTATAAGGGCCTGGCGTGGGTCGAAGACCGGGTTAAAGGCGACCATACGCAGGGCGCCCGGTTCGTGGTCATACTGCCAGCTGTCTAA
- a CDS encoding RCC1 domain-containing protein — protein MRSWTCVVALVFVCSLGLLVGPGIAESRITDVSADASGCGIALNDNGTIWLWGTVSYNDDTGLQPVIMPGIDHVKSIGGDLGPVILKDDGTVWLIRNYPMFENTTKFNNWPNTMPEKVDGLSDIVAIDGSQSAGYGDDLIALKKDGTVWTMGSNSHGQRGTSDGFGNNNWQSKAVDQVAGLTDIKAVSMGDAHALAVKNDGTVWSWGFNNMGQLGDGTVAHDPHNDGGQTSPVQVKELTNVTSVAAGMEFSMALKDDGTVWTWGRNTFGQLGDGVPGNVEDYSTTPVQVKGLTNVIAISAGRWYALALRDDGTVWAWGDNRIYGTLGDGTLDNKNVPVQVKGLSGIVAISAGSTNCYALDKYGVVWGWGDDSAGQLGDGQHGMNVYRATADKVHFTEALAGPAIELPGMNKSSPQAPITAPAAVDNSIEYMSYVDGTIYSFTKNSLTTMDNNGMAKWNITIPGRWTYEKGYNLIVDPHTKSISTSYVNGVTTTMEDENSTTCTAVKTVPIFTANGGYVYAYVLSDAADAAFQPM, from the coding sequence ATGAGAAGCTGGACATGCGTCGTCGCACTGGTATTTGTTTGCTCGCTCGGGCTTTTAGTGGGGCCCGGCATAGCTGAATCGAGGATAACTGACGTTTCAGCGGATGCCAGCGGATGCGGCATCGCGCTGAACGATAACGGGACCATCTGGCTATGGGGTACGGTGTCGTACAACGATGACACCGGCCTCCAGCCTGTCATCATGCCGGGCATTGACCACGTCAAATCTATTGGCGGGGACCTTGGCCCGGTCATACTCAAAGATGATGGCACAGTCTGGCTGATTCGTAACTATCCCATGTTTGAGAACACGACCAAATTCAATAACTGGCCAAACACAATGCCAGAAAAGGTCGACGGCTTGAGCGACATCGTCGCCATCGACGGGAGTCAGAGCGCGGGCTATGGTGATGACCTCATCGCCCTAAAGAAAGACGGCACCGTCTGGACGATGGGAAGCAATAGCCATGGCCAGCGTGGTACAAGCGATGGCTTCGGGAATAATAATTGGCAGTCGAAGGCCGTCGACCAGGTCGCCGGGCTTACAGATATAAAGGCGGTGTCCATGGGCGATGCCCATGCCCTAGCGGTAAAGAACGACGGTACCGTCTGGTCATGGGGATTTAATAATATGGGTCAGCTTGGAGACGGCACGGTCGCCCATGATCCCCATAATGACGGAGGGCAAACATCCCCTGTACAGGTCAAAGAATTAACCAATGTCACATCGGTCGCCGCGGGCATGGAATTCAGTATGGCCCTGAAGGACGATGGCACTGTCTGGACCTGGGGCAGAAACACCTTCGGCCAGCTAGGCGACGGAGTGCCCGGTAACGTGGAAGATTATAGTACCACCCCCGTACAGGTCAAAGGCCTGACCAACGTTATCGCTATATCGGCAGGGCGATGGTATGCGCTGGCGCTGCGGGATGATGGGACGGTCTGGGCCTGGGGTGACAACAGGATTTATGGCACTCTGGGCGATGGCACGCTGGATAACAAGAACGTCCCCGTGCAGGTAAAAGGCCTGTCGGGCATCGTAGCGATATCCGCCGGGAGCACGAACTGCTACGCGCTGGATAAGTATGGTGTTGTTTGGGGCTGGGGCGACGACAGCGCAGGCCAACTTGGCGACGGGCAACATGGTATGAACGTATACCGGGCCACGGCGGATAAGGTGCACTTCACCGAAGCTCTGGCAGGGCCTGCAATCGAGCTTCCCGGCATGAATAAATCCTCACCTCAGGCACCGATCACCGCCCCTGCTGCGGTTGATAACTCCATTGAATATATGTCGTATGTGGATGGGACCATATACTCATTCACAAAAAATAGTCTTACCACAATGGACAACAACGGAATGGCGAAGTGGAATATCACCATACCAGGCAGGTGGACATATGAAAAGGGATATAACCTGATCGTCGATCCACATACAAAGTCGATCAGCACCAGTTACGTAAATGGTGTAACAACGACGATGGAAGATGAGAATTCCACCACTTGCACCGCCGTTAAGACTGTGCCGATCTTCACGGCCAACGGAGGCTATGTATACGCATATGTCCTATCCGACGCGGCAGATGCAGCATTTCAGCCCATGGA
- a CDS encoding DUF5788 family protein yields the protein MDMKNSLNVRLSNDTAAIGSAPLNDEERCRLEAKLHRVLAWVGVRIPDQIVLDDSKVPLHQVIWDLVNKEKLSREDESLLLNLEEKLDKRLHADMDRIDKVDTTENEALSDYSEAAGLLRAIITLKGVQSNEEHVYGATEMQRRMRYAKKEKAKRWMEFLRQMGMVNSVKTL from the coding sequence ATGGATATGAAAAATTCGCTCAATGTCCGCCTTAGCAACGATACAGCGGCCATTGGTAGCGCCCCGCTCAACGATGAGGAGCGCTGCCGGCTTGAGGCAAAGCTGCACCGGGTGCTGGCGTGGGTCGGTGTCCGGATACCCGACCAGATAGTGCTAGACGATAGCAAAGTCCCGCTGCACCAGGTCATTTGGGATTTGGTGAACAAAGAGAAACTCTCCAGGGAGGATGAAAGCCTGCTGCTGAACCTGGAGGAGAAACTCGACAAGCGATTACATGCAGACATGGATAGGATCGATAAGGTGGATACCACTGAAAACGAAGCGCTGAGCGATTACAGCGAAGCCGCGGGTCTGCTGCGGGCCATAATCACGCTGAAGGGCGTCCAGTCTAATGAGGAGCACGTGTACGGGGCAACGGAGATGCAACGGAGAATGAGATACGCCAAAAAAGAGAAGGCAAAGCGGTGGATGGAGTTCCTACGCCAGATGGGGATGGTGAATTCGGTAAAAACCCTATGA
- a CDS encoding PAS domain S-box protein encodes MLIGRIGKKRVYSRYKSSKTDRQSSSCLPVYEEKCRSLIANFLDVVYSVELDGTITYVSPQVARYGYEPEELFYRNFFEFVAPDCREYVLRKFQERQGESFLTEFKWQGKDGRVFWVEALGKMIYEDAGQPLRQVGIVRDITERKRAEQALWENEEKFRALAESARAGIVLFRGDKFIYVNPETINDLGYTKNELLAMNFWDVVHPDSRELVRSQGLKRLQGIPVPSTYEIKVLTKGGETLWEEASAALIYYMGEPTVIATLFNITGRKRIEKDLMLTQFSIDRAADMALWMAHDGRFIYANEAASKAFGYSREEFLSLKAFDVDPYFNENNWGEHLKEVKERGSYTFEARLRRKDGTFFPGEITVNYLAYDGKEYNCSYIRDITERKRAEEALLESEMKFRVLAETTKAGISLYRGDKSIYANPGIEKITGYTSAELLSKAIWDYVHPDYRELVKKRAMDRQRGQSVPESYEFPVITKDGETRWLEVSAGLIMYQGEPTRMATYFDITERKRAEKALVREKYILTKSQEMAHLGNWAWDAAAGQFAGSDEMHRINGYEPGDVKPTPEWVLSRVHSEDRKVVADFMEVSVRDGKRGSIDYRIIRPDGSVRYVNSIVDKAVRDNSGKVMRLYGITQDVTERKRAEKELAEAKARAELYLDLMAHDINNMNQSAQGFLELALQMLEIDGKIGRDGKVLIEKPLQSVQSSSRLISNVRKLQRLADEGVKTRPVDLRDLYEELKSLDFHIGDRDATINIHDTPHCLVEGSDLLQDVFFNLISNAVKHAWPDRPVTVDVRADRMDQDGRAYYRCTVEDDGPGIPDELKRKLFHRFQRGKTKAHGKGLGLYLVRTLVEGYHGKVWVEDRVLGDPSKGARFVVMLPAVEK; translated from the coding sequence TTGCTTATCGGGAGGATCGGAAAAAAACGGGTATATAGTAGATACAAGAGCTCCAAGACGGATAGACAAAGCTCGAGCTGCCTGCCTGTATACGAGGAAAAATGCCGATCCCTCATTGCAAATTTTTTAGACGTTGTGTACTCGGTCGAGCTCGATGGAACTATCACCTATGTCAGCCCTCAGGTGGCTCGCTATGGATATGAGCCTGAAGAGTTATTTTACCGAAATTTCTTTGAGTTCGTCGCCCCCGATTGCCGGGAATATGTCCTCCGGAAATTCCAGGAGCGCCAGGGAGAGTCGTTCCTGACCGAGTTCAAGTGGCAGGGTAAGGACGGGCGTGTCTTCTGGGTCGAGGCGCTGGGCAAAATGATTTACGAAGATGCGGGTCAGCCTCTCCGCCAGGTAGGAATCGTGAGGGACATTACCGAGCGTAAGCGGGCCGAGCAGGCGCTGTGGGAAAACGAGGAAAAGTTTCGGGCCCTCGCCGAGTCGGCCCGGGCGGGGATCGTGCTCTTCAGGGGCGATAAGTTCATTTATGTTAATCCGGAGACGATTAACGACCTGGGCTATACGAAGAATGAGCTATTGGCCATGAATTTTTGGGATGTCGTTCATCCGGACTCGCGGGAGCTGGTGAGGAGCCAGGGGCTTAAGCGATTGCAGGGTATACCGGTGCCTTCCACATATGAGATAAAGGTCCTGACCAAGGGCGGCGAGACGCTATGGGAGGAGGCATCGGCCGCGCTGATCTATTATATGGGCGAGCCTACGGTCATTGCCACGCTCTTCAATATCACCGGGCGCAAGCGGATCGAAAAAGACTTGATGCTTACCCAGTTCTCGATCGACCGGGCGGCAGACATGGCATTGTGGATGGCTCACGACGGCCGCTTTATCTACGCCAACGAGGCTGCCAGCAAGGCCTTCGGCTATTCGCGGGAAGAATTCCTTTCGCTGAAGGCTTTTGACGTGGACCCATACTTTAACGAGAATAACTGGGGCGAACACTTGAAGGAGGTAAAAGAGCGCGGTTCCTACACCTTCGAGGCGAGGCTCAGGAGAAAGGACGGCACCTTCTTTCCCGGCGAGATCACGGTGAACTACCTCGCTTACGATGGGAAGGAATATAACTGTTCGTATATCCGGGACATCACTGAGCGCAAGCGGGCCGAGGAGGCGCTCCTGGAGAGCGAGATGAAGTTCCGGGTGCTGGCGGAGACCACGAAAGCAGGCATTAGCCTTTACCGGGGCGATAAAAGCATCTACGCCAACCCCGGGATAGAAAAGATCACCGGCTACACCAGTGCCGAACTTTTATCAAAGGCCATCTGGGACTACGTGCATCCCGATTACCGCGAACTCGTAAAGAAACGGGCCATGGACCGGCAGCGCGGCCAGAGCGTGCCGGAAAGCTACGAGTTCCCCGTTATCACGAAAGACGGCGAGACAAGATGGCTCGAAGTTTCCGCCGGGCTCATCATGTACCAGGGAGAGCCCACACGCATGGCCACGTACTTCGACATCACCGAGCGCAAGCGGGCCGAAAAAGCGCTGGTCAGAGAAAAGTATATCCTCACCAAGTCCCAGGAGATGGCCCACCTGGGTAATTGGGCGTGGGACGCGGCGGCCGGGCAATTCGCGGGTTCGGATGAGATGCACAGGATCAACGGCTATGAGCCTGGCGACGTCAAGCCGACCCCTGAATGGGTGCTATCCCGGGTCCACTCTGAAGACCGTAAGGTGGTAGCTGACTTCATGGAGGTCAGCGTGAGGGATGGAAAACGGGGGAGCATCGACTACCGTATCATCCGGCCGGATGGGTCCGTTAGATACGTCAACTCGATCGTGGACAAGGCGGTCCGGGATAATTCGGGAAAGGTAATGCGGCTGTACGGCATCACCCAGGATGTCACCGAGCGCAAGCGGGCCGAAAAAGAGCTGGCGGAGGCGAAGGCGCGGGCCGAGCTGTACCTGGACTTGATGGCCCATGACATCAACAACATGAACCAGTCCGCCCAGGGTTTCCTTGAGCTGGCGCTTCAAATGCTGGAGATAGATGGAAAGATCGGGCGGGATGGCAAAGTGTTGATAGAGAAGCCATTACAGTCAGTACAGAGTAGCTCCAGGCTGATATCGAACGTCCGTAAGCTCCAGCGGTTGGCAGATGAGGGCGTGAAGACCCGGCCCGTCGACCTGCGCGACCTGTACGAGGAACTCAAGTCCCTCGACTTCCACATCGGCGACAGGGATGCCACCATCAACATTCACGATACTCCGCACTGTCTGGTGGAGGGCAGTGACCTGCTCCAGGACGTGTTCTTTAACCTCATCAGCAATGCGGTCAAACATGCCTGGCCAGACCGGCCGGTAACGGTTGATGTGAGGGCTGACCGCATGGACCAGGATGGCCGGGCGTATTACCGGTGTACCGTGGAGGACGATGGGCCGGGCATTCCAGATGAGCTGAAGCGTAAGCTGTTCCACCGGTTCCAGCGGGGCAAAACGAAGGCGCACGGTAAGGGCCTGGGGTTGTACCTGGTGAGGACGCTGGTCGAAGGTTATCATGGAAAAGTGTGGGTCGAGGACCGGGTGCTGGGTGACCCCTCGAAGGGCGCCCGGTTTGTGGTCATGCTGCCTGCCGTAGAAAAGTAG
- a CDS encoding winged helix-turn-helix transcriptional regulator produces the protein MKKSKAFEAVLVIGLICLAGLLYYMIASSPQSSSGWEKQANGSVDYMFAGGDDTLYTFSGNDISAFSKDGSLKWHMSIPGDWRVLNTWSMPAIAVSGDTGYIGGDFYSYPITGENNGTMYLLEVYAVNESDVALAGKNLTMKSIGTEFYYETPEIAYISKPAKVVEISPAGKVTWEYTFMTNLSTWNMGGLVKPDYYEMMEPIAISVHGDRIYVFHDYMEDILDEKGSLLFSIRNASAPAAVDGSGRIYVVHAVPPSVERFNQSVMGMGGYSNNSTALDRYESSMIYQDATYMLTSGTVEAYSPAGSLLWSRYIGVSAIRPHIDRQIWPSYNTLPLLSNGELYVPVDSGIVALDEDGGIRWTASLNDSGYTLFSSMPLDGRGNVYMAKLNEPPAQSYLTMISADGRASAISWPFYAYGGMTIDHPDLVPVGGKDGIVYAIENMWHSSEDNFNKSLASRRFSEDTIVANDVTSGRELWNFTIPSADVHVITLNRNNAGDAFVETASLYPGSFTSTVPLTPVTQELINVYPGRNVTYVNFYYASYEAPLFPNLSRCIYAKGIYALDNNGKLLWEKDPDGFVRNMAVGNSTIYYSMDNGRIGGTSLNIAAGAILTALTYLFLRFFAAGSVTRARSRIDKNEKRNEVQKFIVDNPGSTLRDIARGTGVNLGTVRYHVLILSLNHRIVSYAADDKHVRYFTNSGAYSKEEQLVISLMRRDSMGRILALLKKTPGLTNIEISLSLGSQESAVSRYMKELSEKGVVTRNGASEGRSAYSINEEYKTAVSTALGLRYSA, from the coding sequence ATGAAAAAGTCGAAAGCCTTTGAAGCGGTACTTGTCATTGGTCTCATCTGCCTTGCCGGCCTTCTGTACTACATGATCGCCTCCAGCCCCCAATCATCGTCCGGCTGGGAAAAGCAGGCGAACGGCAGTGTGGACTATATGTTCGCCGGCGGCGACGACACGCTGTACACGTTCAGCGGCAACGATATATCGGCCTTTTCAAAGGATGGCTCTTTAAAATGGCACATGAGTATACCCGGCGACTGGAGGGTCCTGAACACCTGGAGCATGCCGGCGATCGCGGTGTCCGGCGATACCGGTTATATCGGCGGCGATTTCTACTCATATCCTATCACGGGCGAGAACAATGGCACCATGTACCTTCTGGAGGTCTACGCGGTCAACGAGTCGGACGTGGCGCTCGCCGGAAAAAACCTGACCATGAAGAGCATCGGAACCGAGTTCTACTACGAAACCCCCGAAATAGCATATATTAGCAAGCCAGCAAAGGTCGTTGAAATTTCGCCTGCGGGCAAGGTCACGTGGGAATACACGTTCATGACGAACCTGTCGACTTGGAACATGGGCGGCCTGGTAAAGCCCGATTACTATGAAATGATGGAGCCGATCGCTATCAGCGTGCATGGCGACCGCATTTACGTGTTCCACGACTATATGGAGGATATTCTTGACGAAAAGGGATCGCTCTTATTCAGCATCCGCAACGCATCCGCTCCAGCGGCAGTAGATGGCAGTGGGCGGATCTATGTCGTTCATGCGGTCCCTCCGTCCGTGGAGCGCTTTAACCAGTCAGTGATGGGCATGGGCGGCTATTCGAATAACAGTACGGCCCTGGACCGATATGAATCGAGCATGATCTACCAGGACGCGACGTACATGCTCACGAGCGGCACCGTCGAGGCCTATTCGCCCGCCGGGAGCCTGCTTTGGAGCCGGTACATCGGCGTGAGCGCGATCCGGCCCCACATCGACCGGCAGATCTGGCCGAGCTACAATACGCTGCCGCTTTTATCCAACGGCGAGCTCTACGTGCCGGTGGACAGCGGCATCGTCGCGCTCGACGAGGACGGCGGGATAAGGTGGACGGCATCCCTGAATGACAGTGGATACACGCTCTTCTCGTCGATGCCGCTCGACGGCCGGGGCAACGTGTATATGGCTAAACTTAACGAGCCGCCTGCGCAGTCCTACCTCACCATGATCTCCGCCGACGGCCGCGCCTCGGCCATTTCCTGGCCATTCTATGCGTACGGCGGTATGACGATTGACCATCCGGACCTCGTCCCCGTCGGGGGGAAGGACGGCATCGTATATGCCATTGAAAACATGTGGCATTCCAGCGAGGATAATTTTAATAAGTCCCTGGCGTCCCGGCGCTTCAGCGAAGATACCATTGTCGCCAATGACGTGACGAGCGGGAGAGAGTTGTGGAACTTCACGATACCCTCGGCGGACGTTCACGTGATAACGCTGAACAGGAATAATGCAGGCGATGCCTTCGTCGAAACCGCTTCACTTTACCCGGGCAGCTTCACGTCGACGGTGCCCCTGACGCCCGTGACCCAGGAATTAATAAACGTATACCCAGGCCGAAACGTGACATACGTAAATTTCTATTACGCGAGCTACGAGGCGCCGCTCTTCCCCAACCTGTCCCGGTGCATCTACGCCAAAGGCATCTACGCCCTCGACAATAACGGGAAGCTGCTCTGGGAAAAGGATCCAGACGGCTTTGTTAGGAACATGGCAGTCGGCAACTCGACGATCTACTACAGCATGGATAACGGCCGCATCGGCGGCACCTCGCTGAACATCGCCGCCGGGGCGATTCTTACCGCCTTAACCTATCTTTTCCTCCGCTTCTTCGCGGCAGGTTCGGTTACCCGTGCCCGAAGCCGGATCGATAAGAACGAGAAGCGAAACGAGGTACAGAAGTTCATTGTCGACAACCCCGGCTCCACCCTGCGGGACATCGCCCGGGGTACCGGCGTGAACCTGGGCACGGTGCGCTACCACGTCTTAATCCTCAGCCTCAATCACCGCATCGTTTCTTATGCGGCAGATGACAAGCACGTCCGCTACTTTACGAACTCCGGCGCTTATAGTAAGGAGGAGCAGCTAGTCATTTCATTGATGCGGCGCGACAGCATGGGTCGGATATTGGCTCTTTTAAAGAAAACTCCCGGGCTGACCAATATCGAGATCTCTTTGTCCCTTGGCAGCCAGGAGAGCGCTGTAAGTCGATATATGAAGGAGTTGTCGGAGAAGGGCGTTGTCACCCGGAATGGTGCGTCCGAGGGGAGGTCCGCCTACTCCATCAATGAGGAATATAAGACGGCTGTATCCACGGCTCTTGGCCTACGATATTCCGCCTGA